From the Cyanobium sp. M30B3 genome, the window GTGATCAGCAGGCCCTCGCCCAGGCCGGATTCGCGGCGCACCAGAAAGCGCCGGGTGGTCTGGTTGCCCTTGAGAAACACCGGCCCCTCAATCGCTTCGAGGGCCTCACAGGCCGGATCCAGCTCCAGGGCCGTCCAGCCCTGGGCCCTCTCCAGCTGGCGCAGGCAGCTGAGCGCCGCGGCGGCCGAAGGGGCCATCACCCCCACCGTGAACCAGTCGCAGCGAGCCAGCAGGGGCAGAAGTTCGGCCCGTAGCGCCGCTCTCGCCGGGCCATTGAGATCCCCAGGGGCGCTGCGCAGGCCCCGCAGGGCCGCCAGGCCGCCGCTCATTGGCTGAACGCCTTCACTTGATGTACTCCTTGAGCACGCCGTTGCGGTTGGGGTGGCGCAGCTTGCGCAGGGCCTTGGCCTCGATCTGGCGGATGCGCTCGCGGGTCACATCGAAGATCTGGCCGATCTCCTCGAGGGTCTTCATGCGGCCGTCGTCGAGGCCGTAACGCAGGCGCAGCACGTCGCGCTCGCGGGGGCTGAGGGTGGCCAGCACCCCTTCCAGGTCTTCCCGCAGCAGATTCTTGGCCACGTCCTGCTCGGGGTTCTCAATATCAGCTTCGATGAAGTCGCCCAGGCGGGAGTCTTCTTCCTTGCCGATCGGCGTTTCCAGGGAGATCGGCAGCTGGGCACTCTTGGCGATGAAGCGCAGCTTTTCGATCGTCATCTCCATCGACTCGGCGATCTCCTCCTCGGTGGGCTTGCGGCCGAACTCCTGGGAGAGGGTCTTGGTGGTCTTCTTGATGCGGGAGATGGTCTCGTAGAGGTGCACCGGCAGGCGGATG encodes:
- a CDS encoding DUF1824 family protein; this encodes MSGGLAALRGLRSAPGDLNGPARAALRAELLPLLARCDWFTVGVMAPSAAAALSCLRQLERAQGWTALELDPACEALEAIEGPVFLKGNQTTRRFLVRRESGLGEGLLITGHSPADPDAEDTWGPLPLDFFGP